In Rhizophagus irregularis chromosome 7, complete sequence, a single genomic region encodes these proteins:
- a CDS encoding uncharacterized protein (SECRETED:cutsite_VVG-IP; SECRETED:prob_0.6885); SECRETED:SignalP(1-19) — protein sequence MFAQLYIIYIFFLVSAVVGIPVVNLQDQIFSIDGSAVPTRPKCTDPNNAKYKSSTCATRKSVRVTCESFSQPGTPVDTNFSCGDGDSCVNITPNDAFCVDDSSAQVWDNKNQNLAVCSAPVTLVPPHVSFQLVAGMTTYSTTGDPIRVAELAARYGEGQSSRFESVYQGNEYTFSIKQEDFSNKLSFCFYPGSNEEVQAVASLAYVLM from the coding sequence ATGTTTGctcaattatatattatatatattttctttttggttTCAGCTGTAGTAGGAATACCTGTGGTAAATTTACAAGATCAGATTTTTAGTATTGATGGTTCTGCAGTACCCACTAGGCCTAAATGCACTGACCCTAATAATGCTAAATATAAAAGCTCCACTTGCGCTACAAGGAAATCAGTGAGGGTTACATGTGAATCTTTTAGTCAACCAGGCACACCTGTTGATACTAATTTCAGCTGTGGAGATGGTGATTCTTGTGTTAATATTACCCCAAATGATGCATTCTGTGTTGACGATAGCAGTGCTCAAGTATGGGacaataaaaatcaaaatctaGCCGTATGTTCAGCACCTGTTACATTAGTGCCACCACATGTATCTTTTCAACTTGTAGCTGGAATGACAACATATTCAACAACTGGGGATCCAATACGAGTAGCTGAGCTAGCAGCAAGATATGGTGAAGGCCAATCTAGCCGTTTTGAAAGTGTCTATCAAGGAAATGAGTACACCTTCTCTATTAAACAAGAAGATTTTTCTAATAAGTTGAGTTTCTGCTTCTATCCAGGCTCTAATGAGGAAGTACAAGCTGTAGCTTCTCTAGCATATGTTTTAATGTGa